Proteins from a single region of Pseudomonas fulva:
- a CDS encoding MFS transporter: protein MTSATKPDALPVSALLALAMTGFICILTETLPAGLLPQISAGLGVSPALAGQLVTLYALGSLLAAIPLTIATQGWRRRNVLLLAIVGFLLFNSITAWSSDYVLTLVARFFAGMAAGLAWSLIAGYARRMVAPHQQGRALALAMVGTPIALSLGVPIGTWLGGVVGWRSAFGLMSLLSIVLIVWVLAKVPDYPGQARTQRVPLRRVLLTPGVRPVLAVVLTWMLAHNMLYTYIAPFIAPAGLASQVDVVLLAFGVAALIGIWITGRLVDRHLRQAVLTSLATFALVALLFGLYAESAAVLYLGVFVWGLTFGGAATLLQTALADAAGSGADVAMSLNVVVWNSAIAAAGLAGGLLLGQFGVGLFPWAMLALLLIALWIASAASQHGFPAGQRRSDVLVAGH, encoded by the coding sequence ATGACATCCGCTACGAAACCCGACGCCCTCCCCGTGTCCGCCCTACTCGCCCTGGCGATGACCGGCTTTATCTGCATCCTCACCGAAACCCTGCCGGCGGGCCTGCTGCCGCAGATCAGTGCCGGTCTCGGCGTGTCGCCCGCCCTGGCCGGGCAGCTGGTGACCCTCTACGCCCTGGGCTCGCTGCTGGCGGCCATTCCACTGACCATCGCCACCCAGGGCTGGCGGCGACGCAACGTGCTGTTGCTGGCGATCGTCGGCTTTCTGCTGTTCAACTCGATCACTGCCTGGTCGTCCGACTACGTGCTGACGCTGGTCGCACGCTTTTTCGCCGGCATGGCGGCAGGGCTGGCCTGGAGTCTGATCGCCGGCTACGCCCGGCGCATGGTCGCCCCGCACCAGCAAGGTCGCGCCCTGGCGCTGGCCATGGTCGGTACGCCCATCGCCTTGTCCCTTGGCGTGCCCATCGGCACCTGGCTCGGCGGCGTGGTGGGCTGGCGCAGCGCATTCGGCCTGATGTCGCTGCTGAGCATCGTGCTGATCGTCTGGGTATTGGCCAAGGTGCCCGACTACCCCGGCCAGGCGCGTACCCAGCGGGTGCCCCTGCGCAGGGTATTGCTGACACCCGGCGTGCGCCCGGTGCTGGCCGTGGTGCTGACCTGGATGCTCGCCCACAACATGCTCTACACCTACATCGCGCCCTTTATCGCCCCAGCCGGGCTGGCCAGCCAGGTGGATGTCGTGCTGCTGGCCTTCGGCGTCGCCGCGCTGATCGGCATCTGGATCACCGGCCGGCTGGTCGACCGCCATCTGCGCCAGGCAGTGCTCACCAGCCTCGCCACCTTTGCTCTGGTCGCCCTGCTGTTCGGCCTGTACGCCGAATCGGCTGCCGTGTTGTACCTCGGCGTGTTCGTCTGGGGGCTGACCTTTGGCGGCGCCGCCACGCTGTTGCAGACCGCCCTGGCCGATGCTGCCGGCTCCGGTGCCGACGTGGCCATGTCGTTAAACGTGGTGGTCTGGAACAGCGCCATCGCCGCCGCAGGCCTCGCTGGCGGCCTGCTGCTCGGCCAGTTCGGCGTCGGCCTATTCCCCTGGGCAATGCTGGCGCTGCTGCTGATCGCCCTGTGGATCGCCTCGGCGGCCAGCCAGCACGGCTTTCCTGCCGGCCAGCGGCGCAGCGACGTACTGGTCGCCGGCCATTGA